In Desulfovibrio sp. 86, the following proteins share a genomic window:
- a CDS encoding ABC transporter substrate-binding protein — translation MRILFSKILAIAFVLALTVAAQAADLPRLKVGYIFTTNHTPLMAAMGMGEKLTVDGMWMQPLVPKEKYQLMKNGKAVAVLDIVVIKSGSETATLFAQKQLDIGLASITAIMAGIDKNIPIKIVSPLVLASGGVVVSNDVPAKTWPEFIAYIKASSKPVNIGYHSPSSSPIIILESALKSEGISYTSNPLDQKAQVVLVDLKGMSNLIPALSSKQVDAVVGPEPFPQTAVGKGAGCDISMLRNLPPEKKWTDYPCCVIAAREETIAEHPDLVRDFVRLMAGAGQWCNEDTQRAGILGAGWIGLPEEIGKNSNLRFLQSFTEGWKDGADGYLSELNKAGYFKGALKDKTFKQAEGILVDPQFLNGK, via the coding sequence ATGCGCATTCTGTTCAGCAAGATCCTGGCAATCGCGTTCGTGCTTGCCCTGACAGTTGCGGCCCAGGCGGCGGATCTGCCACGGCTGAAAGTAGGCTACATTTTTACCACCAACCACACCCCCCTCATGGCGGCCATGGGCATGGGGGAAAAGCTCACTGTGGACGGCATGTGGATGCAGCCCCTGGTGCCCAAGGAAAAATACCAGTTGATGAAGAACGGCAAGGCCGTGGCCGTGCTTGACATCGTTGTCATCAAAAGCGGCTCGGAAACCGCCACGCTCTTTGCCCAGAAGCAGCTTGACATTGGCCTTGCCTCCATCACCGCCATCATGGCCGGCATTGACAAAAACATCCCCATCAAGATCGTTTCGCCCCTGGTGCTGGCCAGCGGCGGCGTTGTCGTGTCCAACGACGTGCCCGCCAAAACATGGCCGGAATTCATCGCCTACATCAAGGCGTCTTCCAAGCCTGTGAACATCGGCTACCATTCGCCCAGCAGCTCGCCCATCATTATTCTTGAAAGCGCGCTCAAGTCCGAGGGCATCAGCTACACGAGCAATCCTCTGGACCAGAAGGCGCAGGTGGTGCTGGTGGACCTGAAAGGCATGTCCAACCTTATCCCCGCGCTGAGCAGCAAGCAGGTTGACGCCGTGGTGGGGCCCGAGCCTTTCCCGCAGACAGCGGTGGGCAAGGGCGCTGGTTGCGACATCAGTATGCTGCGTAACCTGCCCCCTGAAAAAAAATGGACGGACTACCCCTGCTGCGTCATAGCCGCCAGGGAAGAAACCATTGCCGAGCACCCTGACCTTGTGCGTGACTTCGTCCGCCTGATGGCCGGAGCGGGGCAGTGGTGCAATGAGGACACCCAACGCGCCGGGATTCTCGGAGCCGGCTGGATAGGTCTGCCCGAAGAGATCGGCAAGAATTCCAACCTGCGTTTTCTGCAAAGCTTTACTGAAGGCTGGAAGGACGGCGCTGACGGCTATTTGAGCGAACTGAACAAGGCCGGGTATTTCAAGGGCGCGCTGAAGGACAAAACCTTTAAGCAAGCGGAAGGCATCCTTGTGGATCCGCAGTTCCTGAACGGCAAATAG
- the nifB gene encoding nitrogenase cofactor biosynthesis protein NifB, producing the protein MTILQPDSSRHPCFSPEAHRSFGRVHLPVAAGCNVQCGFCDRKYSCVNESRPGVTARLLAPEEAVDAALRAVAHMPHLSVIGIAGPGDPLADATRTLDTLATLREALPGMLLCLSTNGLALPLHADALASLDVGHVTVTVNAVDPAIGAVVYNWVNDGDSRVTGWEGAALLLERQEKGVRRLKSLGVTVKINTVVIPGVNSDHVRDVAMAVASWGADLMNCIPLLPVAGTRFAGAASPGPDTMHRLRAEAGAIIPQMRHCTRCRADALGFLGEDGRLEDICCAPPATRADALEFGQ; encoded by the coding sequence ATGACCATACTGCAGCCGGACAGTTCGCGGCATCCCTGTTTCAGCCCTGAGGCGCACCGGTCTTTCGGCCGTGTTCATCTGCCCGTGGCGGCAGGCTGTAACGTGCAGTGCGGTTTTTGCGACCGCAAATACTCCTGCGTCAACGAGTCTCGCCCCGGGGTCACGGCACGGCTGCTTGCGCCGGAAGAGGCCGTTGACGCGGCCCTGCGCGCCGTGGCCCACATGCCGCATCTGAGCGTTATCGGCATAGCTGGCCCTGGCGATCCCCTGGCCGACGCCACGCGCACGCTGGACACCCTCGCCACGCTGCGCGAGGCGCTGCCCGGCATGCTCCTGTGCCTGTCCACCAACGGCCTGGCCTTGCCGCTGCACGCGGACGCGCTGGCCTCACTGGACGTGGGGCACGTGACTGTGACGGTCAATGCCGTGGACCCCGCCATCGGCGCGGTTGTGTACAACTGGGTGAACGACGGCGACAGCCGCGTGACCGGGTGGGAAGGCGCGGCCCTGTTGCTGGAGCGGCAGGAAAAAGGCGTGCGGCGTCTGAAATCCCTGGGCGTGACGGTCAAGATAAACACGGTGGTCATCCCCGGCGTCAACAGCGACCACGTGCGGGACGTAGCCATGGCCGTGGCGTCCTGGGGGGCCGACCTCATGAACTGCATACCGCTGCTGCCCGTGGCGGGCACGCGCTTTGCCGGTGCGGCGTCTCCCGGCCCGGACACGATGCACCGCCTGCGGGCCGAAGCCGGAGCCATAATCCCCCAGATGCGCCACTGCACGCGTTGCCGCGCTGACGCCCTGGGCTTTCTTGGCGAAGACGGGCGGCTTGAAGACATCTGCTGCGCGCCGCCCGCGACGCGGGCCGATGCTTTGGAGTTTGGCCAGTAG
- a CDS encoding 4Fe-4S binding protein, which yields MLHELVARPSLRLRTLRWCNRAVLIASTLFIGEWGLYGAFRCPFVVPFVSCQNCPVMTCPGQASRMFWGFWGIWLAVAVFFGRAFCGWLCPGNFVNRVLALNPFKFGPNPIGVKNYRWAKYLMLAAGLLVWFAMGQPRVNVPLRVGEFWPSVMLTWEHAFPLWQLRFVITVGVLALGLGVIMCWCRFACPFGAALELVRRFSLFRFYKTPECNDCDKCRKACNMRTRPDEENCVNCGDCVGSCPKDCIRFGVKPRGKA from the coding sequence ATGTTGCATGAACTGGTCGCCCGACCCAGCCTCAGGCTGCGGACTCTTCGCTGGTGCAACAGGGCAGTATTGATCGCCTCCACGCTGTTTATCGGCGAATGGGGACTGTATGGCGCGTTTCGCTGTCCTTTTGTGGTGCCCTTTGTCAGTTGTCAGAACTGCCCGGTCATGACCTGTCCCGGCCAGGCGTCCCGCATGTTCTGGGGATTCTGGGGCATCTGGCTGGCTGTGGCCGTGTTCTTCGGCAGGGCTTTTTGCGGCTGGCTGTGCCCTGGAAACTTCGTCAACCGGGTTCTGGCGCTCAACCCCTTCAAATTCGGGCCAAATCCCATAGGCGTGAAGAACTACAGATGGGCCAAATACCTCATGCTGGCGGCGGGGCTGCTGGTATGGTTCGCCATGGGCCAGCCCAGGGTGAACGTGCCCCTGCGTGTGGGCGAGTTCTGGCCTTCGGTCATGCTGACGTGGGAACACGCCTTTCCTCTGTGGCAGTTGCGCTTTGTCATCACGGTGGGTGTGCTGGCCCTGGGGCTGGGCGTCATCATGTGCTGGTGCCGCTTTGCCTGCCCCTTTGGCGCGGCTCTGGAACTTGTGCGCCGCTTTTCTCTTTTCCGCTTTTACAAGACGCCGGAATGCAATGACTGCGACAAATGCAGAAAGGCCTGCAACATGCGCACGCGGCCCGATGAGGAAAACTGCGTCAACTGCGGCGACTGCGTGGGCTCATGTCCCAAGGACTGCATCCGCTTCGGCGTCAAGCCAAGGGGCAAGGCATGA
- a CDS encoding substrate-binding domain-containing protein has translation MDAEKNGRRGFLKSLALGAAGAALITPQAAQAASGGTLQVWSCGGLAEAMCPAHEEYTRQSGVKIVYTGAFAGALGKSLLSGSGHTEVFAGRVLALAQSLRKAGKMLAFKPLCFTSYVIAVPKGNPAGIADLEDLTRKGVRVAMAKEASPPGGQAVMGLLKAADLTQKVLANVPEQGTCVQRSVENVTSGKADAMIVERRICRMPRFASNLDVVEIPEKFFPAGPLTFTVGLMADAADKDLANAYITWLTSPQGQAFFDQAGFIPAISPKGQELIEKLGVKDVA, from the coding sequence ATGGATGCAGAAAAAAACGGGCGTCGCGGTTTTTTAAAATCGCTGGCTCTGGGAGCTGCGGGAGCCGCGCTCATCACGCCGCAGGCCGCACAGGCCGCAAGCGGGGGCACGCTTCAGGTCTGGTCGTGCGGCGGCCTTGCCGAGGCCATGTGCCCGGCGCATGAGGAGTATACCCGGCAATCCGGGGTCAAAATTGTGTACACCGGGGCCTTTGCCGGGGCTCTTGGCAAATCCCTGCTCAGCGGCAGCGGGCACACCGAGGTTTTTGCCGGGCGTGTGCTTGCGCTGGCGCAAAGCCTGCGTAAAGCGGGAAAAATGCTCGCCTTCAAACCGTTGTGCTTTACAAGCTACGTGATCGCGGTTCCCAAGGGCAATCCCGCTGGCATCGCCGACCTTGAGGATCTCACCCGCAAAGGGGTGCGCGTGGCCATGGCCAAGGAGGCGTCCCCGCCAGGAGGACAGGCCGTCATGGGCCTGCTCAAGGCCGCCGACCTGACCCAGAAGGTGCTGGCCAATGTGCCGGAACAGGGAACCTGTGTGCAGCGGTCGGTGGAAAACGTCACCAGCGGCAAGGCCGACGCCATGATTGTGGAGCGTCGCATCTGCCGCATGCCGCGCTTTGCCAGCAATCTTGATGTGGTGGAGATCCCGGAAAAGTTTTTCCCCGCCGGGCCGCTGACCTTTACCGTGGGCCTTATGGCCGACGCGGCGGACAAGGATCTGGCCAACGCCTACATCACCTGGCTGACCAGCCCGCAGGGCCAGGCATTTTTTGATCAGGCCGGGTTTATCCCCGCAATTTCTCCCAAGGGTCAGGAACTCATTGAAAAGCTGGGGGTCAAAGATGTTGCATGA
- the gltA gene encoding NADPH-dependent glutamate synthase: METKTPKKPVAPRVDMPCQPAEVRRANFDEVALGYTREMAIEEAQRCLQCKKPLCVSGCPVEVPIRDFIREAAHGNMDAAYRIIKSTNSLPAVCGRVCPQEHQCEGKCVLRAKGQPVAIGRLERFVADTYIATTACEQVTGTDACALPRGDLKVACIGSGPSSLTCAGVCAAAGIKVDVYEALHEPGGVLIYGIPAFRLPKNVVATEIDGLRLAGVDFHLNSVGGRTVEVEELLETHHAVFIGVGAGLPMFLGVPGENLVGVFSANEYLTRVNLGRAYDFPHQDTPAFPGKNVTVFGAGNVAMDAARTALRMGAESVHIVYRRTRAEMPARLEELEHAEEEGVQFAMLSAPLRFNGNDEMRLTSVTLQKMELGEPDASGRRRPVAIEGEVFDLPTDLAVVALGTRSNPILLDATPKLKQNKWGYIEVNEETGETSMPNVFAGGDIVTGAATVILAMGAGRKAGQEIVKRLLG, translated from the coding sequence ATGGAAACTAAGACCCCCAAAAAGCCCGTTGCCCCCAGGGTGGACATGCCCTGCCAGCCCGCCGAAGTGCGCCGCGCCAATTTTGACGAAGTGGCCCTGGGTTACACCAGGGAAATGGCCATTGAAGAAGCCCAGCGCTGCCTCCAGTGCAAAAAGCCCCTCTGCGTCAGTGGCTGCCCGGTGGAAGTGCCCATCCGCGATTTTATCCGTGAAGCGGCGCATGGCAACATGGACGCCGCCTACCGCATCATCAAGAGCACCAACAGCCTGCCCGCCGTCTGCGGCCGCGTCTGCCCCCAGGAACACCAGTGCGAGGGCAAGTGCGTTCTCAGGGCCAAGGGCCAGCCCGTGGCCATCGGCCGCCTTGAGCGTTTTGTGGCCGACACCTACATCGCCACCACGGCCTGCGAGCAGGTCACGGGCACGGATGCCTGCGCCCTGCCGCGCGGCGACCTCAAGGTTGCCTGCATCGGCTCCGGTCCGTCCTCCCTCACCTGTGCGGGCGTCTGCGCCGCTGCGGGCATCAAGGTTGACGTGTACGAAGCCCTGCACGAGCCGGGCGGCGTGCTCATTTACGGCATCCCCGCCTTTCGTCTGCCCAAGAACGTGGTTGCCACCGAAATTGACGGCCTGCGCCTGGCTGGCGTGGACTTTCACCTCAACTCCGTTGGCGGCCGTACCGTCGAGGTGGAAGAACTGCTTGAAACCCACCATGCCGTCTTTATCGGCGTGGGCGCGGGCCTGCCAATGTTTCTGGGCGTTCCCGGCGAAAATCTGGTGGGCGTGTTCTCGGCCAACGAGTACCTCACCCGCGTGAACCTTGGCCGGGCCTACGACTTTCCGCATCAGGACACCCCGGCCTTTCCCGGCAAGAACGTGACGGTCTTCGGCGCGGGCAACGTGGCCATGGATGCGGCCCGCACCGCCCTGCGCATGGGGGCGGAAAGCGTGCACATCGTCTACCGCCGCACCAGGGCCGAAATGCCCGCCCGCCTTGAAGAACTGGAACACGCCGAGGAAGAGGGCGTGCAGTTCGCCATGCTTTCGGCCCCGCTGCGCTTTAACGGCAACGATGAAATGCGCCTCACTTCCGTTACCCTGCAAAAAATGGAACTGGGCGAGCCCGACGCCTCCGGCCGCCGCCGCCCCGTGGCCATTGAGGGCGAAGTGTTCGATCTGCCCACGGACCTTGCCGTCGTGGCGCTGGGCACACGTTCCAACCCCATTCTTCTGGACGCCACCCCCAAGCTCAAGCAGAACAAGTGGGGCTATATCGAGGTCAATGAAGAAACGGGCGAAACGTCCATGCCCAACGTCTTTGCCGGAGGCGACATCGTCACCGGCGCGGCCACCGTCATCCTCGCCATGGGCGCGGGGCGCAAGGCCGGGCAGGAAATTGTGAAGCGGCTTCTGGGTTAG
- a CDS encoding sulfide/dihydroorotate dehydrogenase-like FAD/NAD-binding protein, translated as MPTRILHKESLIPGKTSKLVLDAPEIARKGKPGHFVMLRMTPTGERIPLTIADTDAENGTITIVYLVMGKSTALLEALSAGDDILDVCGPLGHPTHIEKKGTVICVGGGTGIAAMHHIAKGHARMGNKVVGVIGARSKDLLLFENELKSFVNELLISTDDGSYGHKGLVTDLLRDRLEKDKSVFEVVAVGPVPMMAAVAETTRPFGVKTTVSLNPIMVDGIGMCGACRVSVGGKTKFACVDGPEFDGHEVDFPELRRRLAAYREQEKVSIDDYQRTAHGN; from the coding sequence ATGCCAACACGCATACTGCACAAGGAAAGCCTGATCCCGGGCAAAACCAGCAAGCTGGTGCTTGATGCGCCGGAAATCGCCCGCAAGGGCAAACCCGGCCATTTTGTCATGCTGCGCATGACCCCCACCGGGGAGCGCATTCCCCTTACCATTGCTGATACTGACGCCGAAAACGGCACCATCACCATTGTCTATCTGGTCATGGGCAAAAGCACGGCCCTGCTTGAAGCTCTCAGTGCCGGCGACGACATCCTTGACGTCTGCGGTCCTCTGGGCCACCCCACCCATATTGAAAAGAAAGGCACCGTCATCTGTGTGGGCGGCGGCACGGGCATTGCCGCCATGCACCACATTGCCAAGGGCCATGCCCGTATGGGCAACAAGGTTGTGGGCGTTATCGGCGCGCGCAGCAAGGACCTGCTGCTTTTTGAAAACGAGCTGAAATCCTTTGTCAACGAACTGCTCATCTCCACCGATGACGGCAGTTACGGCCACAAGGGCCTTGTGACGGATCTTCTGCGCGACAGGCTTGAAAAAGACAAGAGCGTCTTTGAAGTCGTGGCCGTGGGCCCCGTGCCCATGATGGCGGCTGTGGCCGAAACCACGCGCCCCTTTGGCGTCAAGACCACGGTCAGCCTCAACCCCATCATGGTTGACGGCATAGGCATGTGCGGCGCCTGCCGCGTCAGCGTGGGCGGCAAAACCAAGTTCGCCTGTGTGGACGGCCCCGAATTTGACGGGCACGAAGTGGATTTTCCTGAACTGCGCCGCCGTCTGGCCGCCTATCGTGAACAGGAGAAGGTCTCCATCGACGACTATCAGAGGACTGCTCATGGAAACTAA
- a CDS encoding sigma-54 interaction domain-containing protein, with translation MQVLRTGVPIENKVYYYFTRGGNLVYSTCTIYPLYTKEKDLLGVVCYSIGYTDLARHMENVQHVIEVQGSKAPGRKKAVTADKHYSFASIVGMNQELRKAVGMAEVAATSSASVMLIGETGVGKEVFAQAIHYGSARRGRPYTAINCSAVPEPLLEGILFGTSRGAFTGALDKPGLFETTNGGTFFLDEVDSMPIFLQSKLLRALQEKKIRRVGDALEKDIDVRILCAVGKHPKELLDTGVLRPDLYYRLGAIKIFLPPLKNRIDDIVLLSSHFLAKHNPNPLNPPPRLSEAALALLSSHSWPGNVRELEHVLEAAISVGQGVAVLDVEQLTKSCPDIFPPDAVAVTPDVGPVEIRAAAALSVKAPASVIADVQAVPDAEAEQGAAEAPAPSSENLLASRKDMEMVAILDALGKAAGNKSLASRLLGISPQLLSYKIKKFGINAKNFVPKQL, from the coding sequence ATGCAGGTACTCAGGACCGGAGTGCCAATAGAAAACAAGGTGTATTATTACTTCACGCGCGGCGGCAACCTCGTGTACTCAACGTGCACAATATATCCCCTGTACACAAAGGAAAAAGACCTTCTGGGCGTTGTCTGCTACAGCATTGGCTACACGGACCTTGCCCGCCATATGGAAAATGTGCAGCACGTTATCGAGGTTCAGGGCAGCAAGGCCCCGGGCCGAAAAAAAGCTGTGACTGCGGACAAGCATTATTCCTTTGCGTCCATTGTCGGCATGAACCAGGAGTTGCGAAAGGCTGTGGGCATGGCGGAGGTGGCCGCCACCTCGTCAGCCTCCGTGATGCTTATTGGTGAAACGGGCGTGGGCAAGGAGGTGTTTGCCCAGGCCATCCATTATGGGAGTGCCCGGCGCGGCCGGCCATATACGGCCATCAACTGTTCGGCCGTGCCCGAACCGCTCCTTGAGGGCATCCTTTTTGGCACATCCAGGGGCGCGTTTACCGGGGCGCTGGACAAGCCTGGCCTTTTTGAAACCACAAACGGGGGCACGTTCTTTCTGGATGAAGTGGACTCCATGCCGATTTTTCTGCAAAGCAAGCTGCTGCGGGCCCTGCAGGAAAAGAAGATCAGGCGTGTGGGCGATGCCCTTGAAAAAGATATAGACGTTCGAATATTGTGCGCCGTGGGCAAGCACCCTAAGGAATTGCTGGACACAGGAGTCCTGCGTCCGGATCTCTACTATCGTCTGGGGGCCATAAAAATATTCCTGCCGCCACTAAAAAATAGAATAGACGATATAGTCCTGCTGTCCAGTCACTTTCTCGCCAAGCATAACCCCAATCCGCTCAATCCGCCTCCACGGCTCTCTGAAGCCGCCTTGGCCCTGTTGTCGTCGCACAGCTGGCCTGGCAACGTGCGCGAACTGGAGCATGTGCTCGAGGCCGCCATAAGTGTGGGCCAGGGGGTTGCCGTACTGGACGTCGAGCAGCTCACCAAGTCATGCCCCGACATCTTCCCCCCGGACGCGGTGGCCGTCACGCCAGACGTGGGCCCCGTCGAAATCCGCGCTGCTGCGGCGCTCAGCGTAAAAGCGCCGGCGTCGGTTATTGCCGACGTGCAGGCGGTTCCCGATGCAGAGGCCGAACAGGGCGCAGCTGAAGCGCCAGCCCCTTCCTCTGAAAATCTTCTGGCGAGCCGCAAGGATATGGAGATGGTTGCCATTCTGGACGCGCTGGGCAAGGCAGCCGGGAACAAAAGCCTGGCTTCCCGGCTGCTTGGCATATCACCCCAGCTCTTGTCCTATAAGATTAAAAAATTCGGCATCAATGCGAAAAATTTTGTGCCGAAGCAGCTTTAG
- the grdA gene encoding glycine/sarcosine/betaine reductase complex selenoprotein A has translation MSGIAGKKLILIGERDGVPGLAMAKAFEGSDAEVVFAATECFVUTAAGAMDLQNQQRTKEAADKYDKDDILVILGTADVDGTGIYAETVTQGDPTYAGPLSGVPLGLPVYHILDPAIKKEADPQAWEEHISMMEMVLDGEALTKAAADMREQHGKSTL, from the coding sequence ATGAGTGGTATTGCAGGAAAAAAGCTTATTCTGATAGGCGAACGGGATGGCGTCCCCGGCCTGGCCATGGCCAAGGCCTTTGAGGGGAGCGATGCCGAAGTCGTCTTTGCCGCAACCGAATGTTTTGTTTGAACCGCGGCAGGCGCAATGGACCTGCAAAATCAGCAGCGCACCAAAGAAGCTGCTGACAAGTACGACAAGGATGACATCCTCGTCATCCTGGGTACAGCCGATGTGGACGGAACCGGCATTTACGCCGAGACCGTGACCCAGGGCGACCCCACGTACGCAGGCCCATTGTCTGGAGTCCCGTTGGGACTTCCCGTGTATCACATCCTTGACCCTGCCATTAAAAAGGAGGCCGATCCCCAAGCGTGGGAAGAGCACATCAGCATGATGGAAATGGTGCTGGATGGAGAGGCGTTGACAAAAGCCGCGGCAGACATGCGGGAGCAACACGGCAAAAGCACATTGTGA
- a CDS encoding glycine/sarcosine/betaine reductase component B subunit — protein MKLEIGNFVVKDVAFGAKTGFANGIFTVNKEEALAEVMKDEHITEAELHIVKPGDEVRLVPVKDALEIRCRVSGAPGNHPGATSDLCSTATGRVHSLTGASLLVVGKHWGSFQDGLIDMGGPFQRGTLYGFLKNIVLVADTDEEFERHEQQKKNHALRWAGMRLAEFLGKTLADLTPDSIDVYELDAVNRRDSAVSDLPSVVYVMQPQTQMEAMGYNTLVYGWDGNHMLPTYMHPNEILGGAVVSGSFMPCSSKMSTYEFQTNPTIKRLMKEHGKTLNFLGVIMSNLNVIMEQKIRSAIMVAQIANSLGADGAIVAEEGYGNPDVDYIQVIVELEKAGVKTVGISNECTGRDGKSQPLVALDPKADALVSTGNVSELVHLAPMKTVIGELDALQRDGLSGGWAGCVNPDGSCLLEDNAVFCADHPSGYSVKRCFEF, from the coding sequence ATGAAACTTGAGATTGGTAACTTTGTAGTGAAGGATGTGGCCTTCGGCGCAAAAACCGGCTTTGCCAACGGTATTTTTACCGTCAACAAAGAAGAAGCGCTCGCCGAAGTCATGAAGGACGAGCATATTACTGAAGCCGAGCTTCATATCGTCAAGCCCGGCGATGAAGTGCGCCTTGTTCCCGTGAAAGACGCTCTGGAAATCCGTTGCCGCGTCAGTGGCGCTCCAGGCAACCACCCCGGCGCGACCTCCGACCTCTGCTCGACGGCCACCGGCCGCGTGCATTCCCTTACCGGCGCTTCCCTGCTGGTTGTGGGCAAGCACTGGGGCAGCTTCCAGGACGGCCTCATTGATATGGGCGGCCCCTTTCAGCGCGGCACCCTCTACGGCTTCCTGAAAAATATCGTGCTCGTGGCCGATACGGATGAAGAATTCGAACGGCACGAACAGCAGAAGAAAAACCATGCCCTTCGCTGGGCTGGCATGCGCCTTGCCGAATTCCTTGGCAAAACCCTGGCCGACCTCACCCCCGATAGCATCGACGTTTACGAGCTTGACGCCGTCAACCGCCGTGACTCCGCCGTCTCCGACCTGCCTTCGGTTGTCTACGTGATGCAGCCCCAGACGCAGATGGAAGCCATGGGCTACAACACCCTGGTTTACGGATGGGACGGCAACCACATGCTCCCGACCTACATGCACCCCAATGAAATCCTTGGCGGCGCTGTGGTTTCCGGCAGTTTCATGCCCTGCTCTTCCAAGATGTCCACGTACGAGTTTCAGACCAACCCCACCATCAAGCGCCTCATGAAAGAGCATGGCAAGACCCTGAACTTCCTCGGCGTGATCATGTCGAACCTCAACGTGATCATGGAACAGAAGATCAGATCCGCCATCATGGTCGCCCAGATTGCCAACAGCCTGGGCGCCGACGGGGCCATTGTGGCCGAAGAAGGCTACGGCAACCCCGACGTGGACTACATCCAGGTCATTGTGGAGCTGGAAAAGGCCGGGGTCAAAACCGTCGGTATTTCCAACGAATGCACGGGCCGCGACGGCAAGTCCCAGCCCCTGGTGGCCCTTGATCCCAAGGCCGACGCCCTGGTTTCCACGGGCAACGTGTCCGAACTGGTGCATCTGGCCCCCATGAAAACCGTTATTGGAGAACTGGACGCCCTGCAGCGCGACGGTCTCTCCGGCGGCTGGGCCGGTTGCGTCAATCCCGACGGATCGTGCCTGCTTGAAGACAACGCCGTTTTCTGCGCCGACCATCCCAGCGGATACTCGGTCAAGCGTTGCTTCGAGTTTTAA
- a CDS encoding glycine/betaine/sarcosine/D-proline family reductase selenoprotein B — protein sequence MKKKAIHYLNQFFGQVGGEDMADYEPAMHDGALGCSNIFNAVSKNVEITNTLICGDNFMASHADEAVERCLKLLEGKEFDVFIAGPAFNAGRYGNACGLVCKAVSEKFNVPVISSMNVENPGVELFKRDLYIFKGGARATTMKADMTAMATFADKIAAGERLLPAAMEGYFGRGIRHQVYLEDLGMEPVPACDRAVDMLLAKLAGKEFETELPIPAPDLIPIAPAIKDITKIKIALVTSGGIVPVANPDRIESCSATRWGKYDIAKMAALESGVFKTIHAGYDPEQADKNPNVVVPLDAIRALQNEGLLGEVDDYFYTTVGTGTTQGEAARMGREIAEVLHQRGVEGVILTATUGTCTRCGATIGKEIERSGIPVVVMCNLVNIAKTVGSNRIVPTFAVPYPLGNPQASPEEQWKMRLHRVGRAVEALQTDVQDQTIFAVEK from the coding sequence ATGAAGAAAAAAGCTATCCACTACCTCAACCAGTTCTTCGGACAGGTTGGCGGTGAGGACATGGCGGACTATGAACCGGCCATGCACGATGGCGCTCTTGGATGCTCGAATATCTTCAATGCCGTTTCCAAGAATGTTGAAATCACGAACACCCTGATCTGCGGCGACAACTTTATGGCCTCGCATGCCGACGAAGCTGTGGAACGCTGCCTCAAGCTGCTTGAAGGCAAAGAGTTCGACGTCTTCATCGCTGGCCCGGCCTTTAACGCCGGTCGTTACGGCAATGCCTGCGGCCTTGTGTGCAAGGCTGTCAGCGAAAAGTTCAACGTGCCGGTCATCAGCTCCATGAACGTTGAAAACCCCGGCGTCGAGCTTTTCAAAAGAGATTTGTATATCTTCAAGGGCGGCGCCCGCGCCACGACCATGAAGGCCGACATGACCGCCATGGCCACCTTTGCCGACAAGATCGCCGCTGGCGAACGCCTGCTGCCCGCCGCCATGGAAGGCTACTTCGGCCGTGGCATCCGTCACCAGGTTTACCTTGAAGACCTTGGCATGGAACCCGTGCCCGCCTGCGATCGCGCGGTGGACATGCTGCTTGCCAAGCTCGCCGGAAAGGAATTCGAGACAGAACTGCCCATCCCGGCCCCTGACCTGATCCCCATTGCCCCGGCCATCAAGGACATCACCAAGATCAAGATTGCCCTGGTCACTTCCGGCGGCATCGTGCCCGTGGCCAACCCGGACAGGATTGAATCCTGCTCGGCCACACGCTGGGGCAAGTACGACATCGCCAAGATGGCCGCGCTGGAATCCGGCGTGTTCAAGACCATCCACGCGGGCTACGACCCTGAACAGGCTGACAAGAACCCCAACGTGGTCGTGCCTCTGGACGCCATCCGGGCCTTGCAGAACGAAGGCCTGCTCGGCGAAGTGGACGACTACTTCTACACCACCGTGGGTACGGGAACGACCCAGGGCGAAGCGGCGCGCATGGGCCGCGAGATTGCCGAAGTGCTGCACCAGCGTGGGGTTGAGGGCGTCATCCTCACAGCCACGTGAGGAACCTGCACTCGTTGCGGTGCAACGATCGGAAAAGAAATTGAACGTAGCGGCATTCCTGTTGTGGTCATGTGCAACCTTGTCAACATCGCGAAAACAGTTGGCAGTAACCGTATAGTTCCTACGTTTGCGGTTCCTTACCCTCTTGGCAATCCTCAGGCCTCTCCTGAAGAACAGTGGAAGATGCGCCTGCACAGAGTCGGAAGGGCTGTTGAAGCCCTGCAGACCGACGTGCAGGACCAGACCATCTTTGCTGTGGAAAAGTAA